A single region of the Brassica rapa cultivar Chiifu-401-42 chromosome A03, CAAS_Brap_v3.01, whole genome shotgun sequence genome encodes:
- the LOC103855712 gene encoding cytosolic sulfotransferase 15, with translation MKIYQTKHKDSKKTNKHVTMAASSIKSVIPIMAIPSFSIGHKHELLKEESKSQDTKRQEEEEGLSHEFLDMLESLPKERGWRTRHLYQFQGFWCQAKEIHAIMSFQKHFKTLPKDVILATIPKSGTTWLKALTFTLLNRHRFDPVVSDHPLLTSNPHDLVPFLEYKLYANGEVPDLSGLASPRTFATHVPFGSLKGSIEEPGAKVVYLCRNPFDTFISSWHFSNSIKSESVSPVSLEEGFDLYCRGVIGFGPFWEHMLGYWRESLERPEKVLFLKYEDLKEDIETNLKKLASFLGVSFTEEEEVKGVVKAVADLCSFESLKKLEVNKSNKSIKNFENRYLFRKGEVSDWRNYLSPVQVERLSALVDDKLGGSGLTFRYC, from the coding sequence ATGAAAATATatcaaacaaaacataaagattcaaaaaaaacaaacaaacacgtTACAATGGCAGCCTCAAGCATCAAGAGTGTAATTCCAATAATGGCGATCCCAAGTTTCTCCATTGGCCACAAGCACGAGCTCCTCAAGGAAGAAAGCAAAAGCCAAGACACGAAGcgccaagaagaagaagaagggctAAGCCACGAGTTCCTAGACATGTTGGAGTCTCTACCTAAGGAGAGAGGTTGGAGAACTCGTCACCTTTACCAGTTCCAAGGGTTTTGGTGCCAAGCGAAGGAGATTCATGCCATCATGTCCTTCCAGAAACATTTCAAGACTCTCCCAAAAGATGTTATTCTCGCCACCATACCAAAATCCGGTACAACATGGTTAAAAGCTTTAACGTTTACCCTCCTTAACCGACACCGGTTTGATCCGGTAGTTTCTGACCACCCTCTCCTCACATCAAACCCTCATGACCTCGTACCTTTCTTGGAGTACAAGCTTTACGCCAACGGAGAAGTTCCTGATCTCTCCGGTCTAGCTAGTCCAAGAACATTCGCAACACACGTCCCTTTCGGTTCTCTCAAGGGCTCCATCGAGGAACCGGGAGCGAAGGTTGTGTACTTGTGTCGGAACCCGTTCGACACGTTCATCTCCTCGTGGCATTTCAGCAACAGCATAAAGTCGGAGTCAGTGAGTCCTGTCTCGCTAGAAGAAGGGTTTGATCTGTATTGCAGGGGAGTGATCGGGTTCGGACCGTTTTGGGAACACATGCTGGGGTACTGGAGAGAGAGCTTGGAGAGACCAGAGAAAGTCTTGTTCTTAAAATACGAAGATCTGAAAGAAGACATTGAGACTAACTTGAAGAAGCTTGCAAGTTTCTTAGGCGTTTCTTTCACGGAGGAAGAGGAAGTAAAGGGTGTTGTGAAGGCGGTAGCGGATCTGTGTAGCTTCGAGAGTCTAAAGAAGTTGGAGGTGAACAAGTCGAACAAATCGATCAAGAACTTTGAGAATAGGTACTTGTTCAGGAAAGGAGAGGTTAGTGACTGGAGAAACTATTTGTCGCCTGTACAAGTGGAGAGATTGTCAGCCTTGGTGGATGATAAGTTAGGTGGGTCTGGTCTCACTTTCAGGTACTGCTAA
- the LOC103855713 gene encoding aspartyl protease AED3: MTTLAMLLPLLFIIPLAFGLNHPTCDLTNTQDQGSTLKIFHIDSPCSPFKSSSPLSWEARVLKTLAQDQARLQYLTSLVAGRSVVPVASGRQMLQSATYIVKAKIGTPAQTLLLAMDTSSDVAWLPCSGCVGCPSTTAFSPAKSTTYKNVSCNAPQCKQVPNPTCGSSACSFNLTYGSSSIAANLSQDTIRLAADPIEAFTFGCVNKVAGGGTIPPPQGLLGLGRGPLSLMTQAQSLYQSTFSYCLPSFRSLAFSGSLRLGPTSQPLRLKYTPLLRNPRRSSLYYVNLLAIRVGNKVVDLPQEAIAFNPTTGAGTIFDSGTVYTRLAKSVYEAVRDEFRRRVKPRNAVVTSLGGFDTCYSGQVTVPAITFMFKGVNMTMPADNLMLHSTAGSTSCLAIAVAPENVNSVVNVIASMQQQNHRVLIDVPNGRIGLARELCS, translated from the exons ATGACCACTCTAGCTATGCTCCTTCCGCTTCTATTCATCATCCCATTAGCATTTGGGTTAAACCACCCAACATGTGACCTAACCAACACTCAAGACCAAGGCTCTACTCTAAAAATCTTCCACATAGACAGCCCGTGCTCACCCTTCAAATCCTCCTCCCCACTTTCATGGGAAGCGCGTGTACTAAAGACTCTGGCTCAAGACCAGGCCCGTCTACAGTACTTGACCAGCCTCGTCGCCGGGAGATCTGTGGTCCCCGTCGCCTCAGGGCGTCAAATGCTGCAGAGCGCAACGTACATTGTCAAGGCTAAGATCGGTACTCCGGCTCAGACTCTACTTTTAGCCATGGACACGAGTAGTGACGTGGCTTGGTTACCTTGCTCTGGCTGCGTTGGCTGTCCTTCAACGACCGCTTTTTCTCCAGCCAAATCCACCACTTATAAGAACGTCAGTTGTAACGCTCCTCAGTGCAAGCAG GTACCCAACCCCACGTGCGGATCAAGCGCGTGCTCTTTCAACCTCACATACGGAAGCTCTTCCATCGCCGCTAACCTCTCTCAGGATACGATCCGCCTCGCCGCTGATCCAATCGAAGCCTTCACCTTTGGATGCGTCAACAAGGTCGCCGGTGGAGGAACAATCCCTCCGCCACAAGGATTGTTGGGCCTAGGACGAGGCCCATTATCACTCATGACGCAAGCTCAGTCACTTTACCAATCCACCTTCTCATACTGTTTACCGAGTTTCAGGTCCCTAGCCTTCTCTGGTTCGCTGAGACTCGGTCCCACTTCTCAGCCCCTGCGCTTGAAGTACACGCCCCTCCTGAGAAACCCGAGAAGGTCCTCTTTGTATTACGTCAACCTCCTTGCGATACGTGTTGGTAATAAAGTCGTCGATTTACCTCAGGAAGCTATTGCTTTTAATCCCACCACCGGCGCTGGAACAATCTTTGACTCCG GGACTGTGTACACGCGGTTGGCTAAGTCGGTTTACGAGGCGGTGAGGGACGAGTTCAGGAGGCGCGTGAAGCCACGTAACGCTGTGGTGACGTCACTCGGAGGTTTTGACACGTGCTACTCGGGGCAAGTCACGGTACCGGCGATAACATTTATGTTCAAGGGAGTGAACATGACTATGCCCGCTGATAACCTGATGTTACACAGCACCGCCGGAAGCACGTCGTGCCTAGCCATTGCCGTGGCGCCGGAAAACGTAAACTCTGTGGTGAACGTGATCGCAAGCATGCAGCAGCAGAACCACCGTGTCTTGATCGATGTTCCCAATGGACGGATCGGGTTGGCACGTGAATTATGCTCTTAA
- the LOC103855714 gene encoding 40S ribosomal protein S4-1 — translation MARGLKKHLKRLNAPKHWDLDKLGGAFAPKPSSGPHKSRECLPLVLIIRNKLKYALTYREVISILMQRHIQVDGKVRTDKTYPAGFMDVVSIPKTNENFRLLYDTKGRFRLHSVRDEEAKFKLCKVRTIQLGQKGIPYLNTYDGRTIRYPDPLIKPNDTIKLDLEENKVVDFIKFDVGNVVMVTGGRNRGRVGVIKNREKHKGSFETIHIQDSTGHEFATRLGNVFTLGKGTKPWVSLPKGKGIKLTIIEEARKRLSAQQAA, via the exons ATG GCAAGAGGATTGAAGAAGCATCTGAAGAGGCTCAATGCACCCAAGCATTGGGATCTTGACAAACTTGGTGGTGCCTTC GCTCCCAAGCCCTCTTCCGGACCTCACAAGTCTAGAGAATGCCTTCCTCTCGTCCTGATCATCAGGAACAAGTTGAAGTACGCTTTGACATACCGTGAAGTCATCTCCATCCTCATGCAAAGGCATATCCAAGTCGATGGTAAAGTCAGGACTGACAAAACTTACCCTGCTGGCTTCATGG ATGTTGTCTCTATCCCTAAGACGAATGAGAACTTCCGTCTTCTCTACGACACCAAGGGACGTTTCCGTCTCCACTCCGTCAGGGATGAGGAAGCTAAG TTCAAGCTTTGCAAGGTTAGGACGATCCAGTTAGGGCAAAAGGGAATCCCCTACCTCAACACTTACGACGGTCGCACAATCCGTTACCCCGACCCACTCATCAAACCCAACGACACCATCAAGCTCGACCTCGAGGAGAACAAGGTTGTGGACTTCATCAAGTTCGACGTCGGCAACGTTGTGATGGTGACTGGAGGGAGAAACAGAGGGCGTGTTGGTGTGATTAAGAACCGTGAGAAGCATAAGGGAAGCTTTGAGACGATCCACATTCAAGATTCAACCGGACATGAGTTTGCCACGAGGTTGGGCAATGTGTTTACCTTGGGGAAAGGAACTAAGCCGTGGGTGTCTCTACCTAAGGGGAAAGGTATTAAGCTTACCATCATTGAGGAAGCTAGGAAGAGGCTCTCTGCTCAACAAGCtgcttaa
- the LOC103855716 gene encoding PRA1 family protein B6: MASPLLPTSTPPDHLPTGGGDPQLLSSLRVLFSRVVSSVRHATSDARPWAELIDRSAFSRPPSLSEAASRVRKNFSYFKSNYITLVAILLAASLLSHPFALFLLASLAASWLFLYVFRPSDQPLVIGGRTFSDLETLGMLCLCTVVVMFMTSVGSLLMSTLALGMMAVAVHGAFRAPEDLFLEEQETIGSGLFNFFNQNATNAAAAAIATSAMSRVRA; this comes from the coding sequence ATGGCTTCTCCCCTTCTCCCAACTTCAACTCCTCCTGATCACCTCCCAACAGGTGGTGGTGATCCACAGTTGCTGAGCTCTCTACGCGTCCTCTTTTCCCGCGTTGTATCCTCCGTCCGTCACGCTACATCAGACGCTCGTCCCTGGGCTGAACTCATCGACCGGTCAGCGTTCTCACGGCCACCATCTCTCTCAGAAGCAGCGTCGCGAGTAAGAAAGAACTTCTCCTACTTCAAATCAAACTACATAACCTTAGTAGCAATCTTGCTCGCGGCCTCTCTCCTCTCTCACCCTTTCGCGCTCTTCCTCCTCGCGTCCCTCGCCGCTTCTTGGCTTTTCCTCTACGTGTTCCGCCCCTCGGATCAGCCGCTGGTCATCGGAGGACGCACGTTCTCCGACCTGGAGACGCTGGGGATGCTCTGTCTTTGCACTGTGGTGGTGATGTTCATGACGAGCGTCGGTTCGCTCTTGATGTCTACTCTGGCTCTTGGGATGATGGCTGTGGCCGTGCACGGCGCGTTTCGTGCGCCtgaagatttgtttcttgaggAGCAAGAAACCATTGGGTCTGGTCTTTTTAACTTCTTTAACCAAAATGCTACAAACGCAGCAGCTGCTGCTATTGCCACCTCCGCCATGTCAAGAGTTCGAGCCTAA